The proteins below come from a single Bombus fervidus isolate BK054 chromosome 15, iyBomFerv1, whole genome shotgun sequence genomic window:
- the LOC139994625 gene encoding carbohydrate sulfotransferase 4 isoform X1: protein MSKRLSFYGLIGLASLCIFFLAFNQHYSSYLEHRLQPVISVSKKSEDVEIRPRIIKIQDPVTAYFRGSIENVTLSEIQEVVDQQRKAIEREMEGYKYPNGKYGVNVSKLEDLVLEKGGRPMRSVILTSWRSGSTFFGDVINAHPANFYHYEPLLDFGIVQIRGPPLADEALRNLEALLRCDFSNLDRYLDYGKTHPWVFNHNTHLWKQCQIHKKICWDPRFVSKFCKLFPFQSMKIVRLRLRAAEKLLEQENLGIRLVLLIRDPRGILQSRKHREWCPTEPDCSNPALVCADMVSDFSAAVRLIKKYPRTFRVVRYEDLSVDPYRHVKELYNFYGLDFHVNVKKFLDTHTKNDVGGVSSTFRNSKVAPFHWRTDLDFEEVDEIQKVCAAAMRLWGYVMASNSSHQKDFDPLTDYQLQL from the exons ATGTCAAAACGACTGAGCTTCTATGGTCTAATAGGCCTGGCGTCCCTTTGCATCTTCTTCTTAGCATTTAATCAACACTACAGCAGCTACCTTGAGCATCGACTGCAGCCGGTGATATCGGTCAGTAAAAAATCGGAG GATGTGGAAATAAGGCCACGCATCATCAAAATTCAAGATCCAGTAACG GCATATTTTAGAGGGTCCATTGAAAATGTTACACTTTCTGAAATACAAGAAGTTGTCGATCAGCAAAGAAAGGCAATTGAAAGAGAGATGGAAGGGTATAAATATCCCAATGGAAAATATGGAGTTAATGTTAG TAAGCTAGAAGACTTAGTATTAGAAAAAGGAGGGAGACCCATGAGAAGTGTGATTTTAACAAGCTGGAGAAGCGGTAGTACGTTTTTTGGAGATGTGATCAACGCACATCCGGCCAATTTTTACCACTATGAACCTCTTCTTGATTTTGGAATTGTACAAATTAGGGGGCCACCACTTGCAGACGAAGCTCTTAGGAACCTGGAAGCATTATTAAGATGTGACTTTAGTAATCTTG atCGATATTTGGATTATGGTAAAACGCATCCTTGGGTCTTCAATCATAATACTCATCTATGGAAACAGTGTCAGATTCACAAAAAGATTTGTTGGGATCCACGATTCGTttcgaaattttgtaaattattcccCTTTCAATCAATGAAAATTGTCCGTTTAAGATTGCGCGCTGCAGAGAAACTCCTGGAGCAAGAAAA TTTAGGAATACGTTTAGTTCTATTGATTCGCGATCCAAGAGGAATTTTACAATCGAGAAAGCATCGAGAATGGTGCCCGACCGAACCAGATTGTTCTAACCCTGCATTAGTATGTGCAGACATGGTTTCAGACTTCAGTGCAGCTGTTCgactaataaaaaaatatccaCGTACTTTTAG gGTGGTACGTTACGAAGACTTATCTGTAGACCCCTATAGACATGTGAAGGAACTGTACAATTTCTACGGCTTGGATTTTCACGTGAACGTGAAGAAGTTTTTAGATACTCATACAAAGAACGACGTGGGTGGTGTCTCGAGCACTTTTCGAAATTCGAAAGTAGCACCCTTTCATTGGCGAACAGATCTCGATTTCGAGGAAGTCGACGAGATACAAAAAGTGTGTGCGGCTGCAATGCGGTTGTGGggatacgttatggcgtcgaACTCCAGCCACCAAAAGGATTTCGATCCTCTCACCGACTACCAACTACAATTATGA
- the LOC139994625 gene encoding carbohydrate sulfotransferase 4 isoform X2: MSKRLSFYGLIGLASLCIFFLAFNQHYSSYLEHRLQPVISDVEIRPRIIKIQDPVTAYFRGSIENVTLSEIQEVVDQQRKAIEREMEGYKYPNGKYGVNVSKLEDLVLEKGGRPMRSVILTSWRSGSTFFGDVINAHPANFYHYEPLLDFGIVQIRGPPLADEALRNLEALLRCDFSNLDRYLDYGKTHPWVFNHNTHLWKQCQIHKKICWDPRFVSKFCKLFPFQSMKIVRLRLRAAEKLLEQENLGIRLVLLIRDPRGILQSRKHREWCPTEPDCSNPALVCADMVSDFSAAVRLIKKYPRTFRVVRYEDLSVDPYRHVKELYNFYGLDFHVNVKKFLDTHTKNDVGGVSSTFRNSKVAPFHWRTDLDFEEVDEIQKVCAAAMRLWGYVMASNSSHQKDFDPLTDYQLQL, translated from the exons ATGTCAAAACGACTGAGCTTCTATGGTCTAATAGGCCTGGCGTCCCTTTGCATCTTCTTCTTAGCATTTAATCAACACTACAGCAGCTACCTTGAGCATCGACTGCAGCCGGTGATATCG GATGTGGAAATAAGGCCACGCATCATCAAAATTCAAGATCCAGTAACG GCATATTTTAGAGGGTCCATTGAAAATGTTACACTTTCTGAAATACAAGAAGTTGTCGATCAGCAAAGAAAGGCAATTGAAAGAGAGATGGAAGGGTATAAATATCCCAATGGAAAATATGGAGTTAATGTTAG TAAGCTAGAAGACTTAGTATTAGAAAAAGGAGGGAGACCCATGAGAAGTGTGATTTTAACAAGCTGGAGAAGCGGTAGTACGTTTTTTGGAGATGTGATCAACGCACATCCGGCCAATTTTTACCACTATGAACCTCTTCTTGATTTTGGAATTGTACAAATTAGGGGGCCACCACTTGCAGACGAAGCTCTTAGGAACCTGGAAGCATTATTAAGATGTGACTTTAGTAATCTTG atCGATATTTGGATTATGGTAAAACGCATCCTTGGGTCTTCAATCATAATACTCATCTATGGAAACAGTGTCAGATTCACAAAAAGATTTGTTGGGATCCACGATTCGTttcgaaattttgtaaattattcccCTTTCAATCAATGAAAATTGTCCGTTTAAGATTGCGCGCTGCAGAGAAACTCCTGGAGCAAGAAAA TTTAGGAATACGTTTAGTTCTATTGATTCGCGATCCAAGAGGAATTTTACAATCGAGAAAGCATCGAGAATGGTGCCCGACCGAACCAGATTGTTCTAACCCTGCATTAGTATGTGCAGACATGGTTTCAGACTTCAGTGCAGCTGTTCgactaataaaaaaatatccaCGTACTTTTAG gGTGGTACGTTACGAAGACTTATCTGTAGACCCCTATAGACATGTGAAGGAACTGTACAATTTCTACGGCTTGGATTTTCACGTGAACGTGAAGAAGTTTTTAGATACTCATACAAAGAACGACGTGGGTGGTGTCTCGAGCACTTTTCGAAATTCGAAAGTAGCACCCTTTCATTGGCGAACAGATCTCGATTTCGAGGAAGTCGACGAGATACAAAAAGTGTGTGCGGCTGCAATGCGGTTGTGGggatacgttatggcgtcgaACTCCAGCCACCAAAAGGATTTCGATCCTCTCACCGACTACCAACTACAATTATGA
- the LOC139994625 gene encoding carbohydrate sulfotransferase 4 isoform X3, protein MSKRLSFYGLIGLASLCIFFLAFNQHYSSYLEHRLQPVISAYFRGSIENVTLSEIQEVVDQQRKAIEREMEGYKYPNGKYGVNVSKLEDLVLEKGGRPMRSVILTSWRSGSTFFGDVINAHPANFYHYEPLLDFGIVQIRGPPLADEALRNLEALLRCDFSNLDRYLDYGKTHPWVFNHNTHLWKQCQIHKKICWDPRFVSKFCKLFPFQSMKIVRLRLRAAEKLLEQENLGIRLVLLIRDPRGILQSRKHREWCPTEPDCSNPALVCADMVSDFSAAVRLIKKYPRTFRVVRYEDLSVDPYRHVKELYNFYGLDFHVNVKKFLDTHTKNDVGGVSSTFRNSKVAPFHWRTDLDFEEVDEIQKVCAAAMRLWGYVMASNSSHQKDFDPLTDYQLQL, encoded by the exons ATGTCAAAACGACTGAGCTTCTATGGTCTAATAGGCCTGGCGTCCCTTTGCATCTTCTTCTTAGCATTTAATCAACACTACAGCAGCTACCTTGAGCATCGACTGCAGCCGGTGATATCG GCATATTTTAGAGGGTCCATTGAAAATGTTACACTTTCTGAAATACAAGAAGTTGTCGATCAGCAAAGAAAGGCAATTGAAAGAGAGATGGAAGGGTATAAATATCCCAATGGAAAATATGGAGTTAATGTTAG TAAGCTAGAAGACTTAGTATTAGAAAAAGGAGGGAGACCCATGAGAAGTGTGATTTTAACAAGCTGGAGAAGCGGTAGTACGTTTTTTGGAGATGTGATCAACGCACATCCGGCCAATTTTTACCACTATGAACCTCTTCTTGATTTTGGAATTGTACAAATTAGGGGGCCACCACTTGCAGACGAAGCTCTTAGGAACCTGGAAGCATTATTAAGATGTGACTTTAGTAATCTTG atCGATATTTGGATTATGGTAAAACGCATCCTTGGGTCTTCAATCATAATACTCATCTATGGAAACAGTGTCAGATTCACAAAAAGATTTGTTGGGATCCACGATTCGTttcgaaattttgtaaattattcccCTTTCAATCAATGAAAATTGTCCGTTTAAGATTGCGCGCTGCAGAGAAACTCCTGGAGCAAGAAAA TTTAGGAATACGTTTAGTTCTATTGATTCGCGATCCAAGAGGAATTTTACAATCGAGAAAGCATCGAGAATGGTGCCCGACCGAACCAGATTGTTCTAACCCTGCATTAGTATGTGCAGACATGGTTTCAGACTTCAGTGCAGCTGTTCgactaataaaaaaatatccaCGTACTTTTAG gGTGGTACGTTACGAAGACTTATCTGTAGACCCCTATAGACATGTGAAGGAACTGTACAATTTCTACGGCTTGGATTTTCACGTGAACGTGAAGAAGTTTTTAGATACTCATACAAAGAACGACGTGGGTGGTGTCTCGAGCACTTTTCGAAATTCGAAAGTAGCACCCTTTCATTGGCGAACAGATCTCGATTTCGAGGAAGTCGACGAGATACAAAAAGTGTGTGCGGCTGCAATGCGGTTGTGGggatacgttatggcgtcgaACTCCAGCCACCAAAAGGATTTCGATCCTCTCACCGACTACCAACTACAATTATGA
- the Xpc gene encoding DNA repair protein complementing XP-C cells homolog, protein MNGLSEDDSSDSSNEFLVDPRKINLNSSFFTKKKPDAAAVEDRIDTEDESTDDEDLEDVSETNNIELFTQVLKNLEYSQKFKQNDENIEKKESHSDHSILQEKEEKGQKVKKEVKDTTSSNEIDELLLQGECSIGSLSKKSSEDAIIKNEEDTEPPNEYTIPKDGVKIVLPGTCLMINRKKKGKPDLKAILKKRLRDAQILVEKVGLLCWLAYGFRLNGQINQPEIMAGVLSLISTSNYPKDRIDLIYLEKFTKWFVHVFTFEPIQSNGNKQIDKETLLKILKEKKVSNYKELILLYVATLRALGLNCRLVISLCPPHRIYSNNPLFKLDKEPETAGKDKSNVTKKRSSKKKEGKEVASDKINVIQNSSEAKKNANAEAKKRAAKIIHSKLQTSKGKNKSDTSKDTNSESKATKKSNTKSIEKKDESKSAEQEKSMSSLRQLRSRKVNINSEDNKARKSTDLSLKVDGTKSKYYIEENSTDSEAEFQPKPKRLVRKSNDKEEASQSSKNIIKKSRKLVSSDSEDQTNKTKERQDIWAEVYLESEESWICTSVLDEKIHCIPEIYKKATKPVLYVVAWNSEGLIKDVTRRYCAQWLTVTRKQRVDEKWWLETLSYWKEKNTAISRAEDEMLLQRELEQPLPRTLSEIKGHPLYVIQRHLLKFEALYPPDCVPLGHTSTGEAIYSRHCVHTIRSRETWLKEARVVKPNQEAYKIVKARPKYDKLSGMKIKDSPLELFGEWQTMEYEPPVAKDGIVPRNEYGNVDLFKQRMLPKGTVHINLPGLNRIARKLNIDCAPAVVGFNFGSMGAVPALEGYVVCSEYEDILREAWEAEQVEAIKRTKEKQEKRVYGNWKRLIQGLLIRERLAMRYEFTEETKSATNKRAKHKKTDVKKTKVF, encoded by the exons ATGAATGGTTTATCAGAAGACGACAGTTCTGATAGCAGTAATGAGTTCCTGGTTGATCCacggaaaattaatttgaattctaGTTTCTTCACGAAAAAGAAGCCTGATGCTGCGGCGGTTGAGGATCGGATTGACACCGAAGATGAGAGCACTGATGACGAGGATCTCGAAGATGTCAGTGAAACAAACAATATCGAACTTTTCACTCAGGTCTTGAAAAACTTAGAATATTCGCAAAAATTTAAACAGAACGATGAAAAcattgaaaagaaagaatcacATTCTGACCATTCCATATtacaagaaaaagaggaaaaaggacaaaaagtaaaaaaagaggTAAAAGATACTACATCGTCTAATGAAATAGATGAACTTTTGCTCCAAGGTGAGTGTAGTATAGGTTCACTCTCCAAAAAAAGCTCTGAAGatgcaataataaaaaacGAGGAAGACACTGAGCCTCCTAATGAATATACTATTCCAAAAGATGGTGTCAAGATTGTTTTACCAGGTACTTGTTTAATGATTAACagaaagaagaagggaaaGCCAGATTTGAAAGCAATCTTGAAGAAACGATTAAGAGATGCTCAGATATTAGTAGAGAAAGTAGGATTGCTTTGCTGGTTGGCTTACGGCTTTCGTTTGAATGGCCAGATAAATCAGCCTGAAATAATGGCTGGTGTATTATCATTGATTTCTACTTCAAATTATCCAAAAGATAGAATTGATCTCATATATCTAGAAAAGTTTACAAAATGGTTTGTACACGTATTTACATTTGAGCCCATTCAAAGTAATGGTAATAAACAAATAGATAAAGAaactttattgaaaatattgaaagaaaaaaaagtttctaattataaagaattgatattattatacgttgCTACATTGAGAGCATTGGGGTTAAATTGTAGATTGGTTATCTCTCTTTGTCCTCCTCATCGGATATATAGTAATAACCCACTTTTTAAATTAGATAAAGAACCGGAAACTGCAGGGAAAGATAAATCTAATGTAACTAAAAAGAGAAGttcaaagaaaaaggaaggaaaagaggTAGCTtctgataaaataaatgtgaTTCAGAATAGTTCTGAGGCAAAAAAAAATGCTAATGCAGAGGCCAAAAAAAGAGCAgctaaaattatacattcgaAATTACAGACTTCTAAGGGCAAAAACAAATCTGATACTAGTAAAGACACTAACAGTGAAAGCAAAGCAACTAAAAAATCAAATACTAAAAGtattgaaaaaaaagatgaatCTAAATCTGCAGAACAGGAAAAGAGTATGTCTAGTTTAAGACAATTAAGATCTCGAAAAGTTAATATCAATTCTGAAGATAATAAAGCAAGAAAGTCTACAGATTTGTCTTTGAAGGTTGATGGcacaaaatcaaaatattatatagaagAAAATTCAACAGATTCTGAAGCAGAATTTCAACCTAAACCAAAACGTTTAGTGAGGAAGAGTAATGATAAAGAAGAGGCATCACAAAGTTCTAAGAACATCATaaaaaaaagcagaaaattaGTATCCTCTGATAGCGAAGATCAAACAAACAAAACAAAGGAAAGGCAAGATATTTGGGCTGAAGTATATTTAGAGTCAGAAGAAAGTTGGATTTGTACAAGTGTATTGGATGAAAAAATCCATTGCATACCTGAAATATAT AAAAAAGCAACAAAGCCTGTATTATATGTAGTAGCTTGGAATTCTGAAGGTTTGATAAAAGACGTGACTAGGCGCTACTGTGCACAATGGCTTACAGTCACACGTAAGCAACGAGTTGATGAAAAATGGTGGCTTGAAACCTTGTCTtattggaaagaaaaaaatactgCTATTTCTAGAGCTGAAGATGAAATGCTATTGCAaag GGAGTTGGAGCAACCTTTGCCTAGAACGCTTAGCGAGATCAAAGGTCATCCATTGTACGTCATTCAAAGACATTTACTCAAATTTGAAGCATTGTATCCTCCAGATTGTGTGCCTTTAGGACATACTTCTACTGGTGAAGCCATTTACTCTCGCCACTGTGTACATACTATTCGTTCAAGGGAAACTTGGCTAAAAGAAGCCAGAGTCGTGAAACCAAATCAAGAGGCCTATAAAATAGTCAAAGCTCGTCCAAAATACgataaa CTTTCGGGAATGAAAATTAAGGACTCACCACTGGAATTATTTGGTGAATGGCAAACTATGGAATATGAACCACCAGTAGCCAAGGACGGTATTGTTCCACGAAATGAGTATGGAAATgttgatttatttaaacaacGTATGCTCCCAAAAGGCACTGTTCATATAAATC TTCCAGGATTAAATCGAATCGCACGGAAGCTTAACATTGATTGTGCACCAGCCGTAGTAGGCTTTAATTTTGGAAGTATGGGTGCAGTTCCTGCACTCGAAGGTTACGTCGTTTGTTCTGAATACGAAGATATTTTACGAGAAGCTTGGGAAGCTGAACAAGTTGAAGCAATTAAACGAACTAAAGAAAAGCAAGAGAAACGAGTTTATGGAAATTGGAAGAGACTGATTCAAGGTTTGCTTATAAGAGAGCGACTAGCAATGAGATACGAGTTTACGGAAGAAACAAAATCGGCAACTAATAAACGGGCGAAACATAAGAAAACAGACGTAAAGAAGACTAAAGTATTTTAA